A single window of Thiomicrorhabdus immobilis DNA harbors:
- the tsf gene encoding translation elongation factor Ts, which translates to MAITAAMVKELREITSAGMMDCKKALSETDGDMDAAIEFLRKKGMAGADKKAGRVAAEGVVAIALSDDKKKAAIAEVNCETDFVAKGEEFNEFADEIAQIALANNTTDIDAVMGMAMASGKTVDERRREMIAKIGENMGVRRLELIETTGQIGQYKHGEKIGVVVSLEGGDEALARDVAMHVAAAKPSAVSSEDLDPEVVEKERAFQIEQAQTSGKPMEIIEKMIEGRMRKFVGEITLLGQSFVKDPDQTVENLLKSNGATVGTFIRLEVGEGIEIEQTNFADEVALAAKAVTG; encoded by the coding sequence ATGGCTATTACAGCAGCAATGGTTAAAGAACTGCGTGAAATTACAAGCGCAGGTATGATGGATTGTAAAAAAGCATTGTCAGAAACTGACGGTGATATGGATGCGGCAATTGAATTTCTTCGTAAGAAGGGTATGGCTGGTGCAGACAAGAAAGCAGGTCGTGTTGCAGCTGAAGGTGTAGTTGCGATTGCACTTTCTGATGATAAGAAAAAAGCGGCGATTGCTGAAGTTAACTGTGAAACGGACTTTGTTGCTAAAGGCGAAGAGTTTAATGAGTTTGCAGATGAAATCGCACAGATCGCACTAGCTAACAACACAACTGATATTGACGCGGTTATGGGTATGGCAATGGCTTCTGGAAAGACAGTTGATGAAAGACGTCGCGAAATGATTGCTAAAATCGGCGAAAACATGGGTGTTCGTCGTCTTGAGTTAATCGAAACTACTGGTCAGATTGGTCAATACAAGCACGGTGAAAAAATCGGTGTGGTTGTCAGTCTAGAAGGTGGTGATGAAGCTCTAGCACGTGATGTCGCAATGCATGTTGCAGCGGCTAAGCCTTCTGCAGTATCTTCTGAAGATCTAGATCCTGAAGTGGTTGAGAAAGAGCGTGCGTTCCAAATCGAACAAGCGCAAACTTCTGGTAAGCCAATGGAAATCATTGAAAAAATGATTGAGGGCCGTATGCGTAAATTCGTTGGTGAGATTACGCTTCTAGGTCAGTCTTTTGTTAAAGACCCAGATCAAACTGTTGAAAACCTATTGAAGTCTAATGGTGCGACAGTTGGAACTTTCATTCGTTTAGAAGTGGGTGAAGGGATTGAGATTGAACAAACTAACTTTGCAGATGAAGTTGCTTTGGCAGCTAAAGCTGTAACTGGTTAA
- the rpsB gene encoding 30S ribosomal protein S2, with the protein MAKVTMRQMLEAGVHFGHQTRYWNPKMSEYIFGARNNIHIVNLEKTLPMFNDALNMMGGIAANKGKVLFVGTKKAARELVAQEAQRCGMPYVDYRWLGGMLTNFKTIKQSIKRLKELETMEQDGTFEKITKREALTLSRQKTKLELSLGGIKDMRAMPDAIFIIDTGNEKIAIQEAQNLGIPVIGVVDTNNDPRGVDYVIPGNDDAIRAISLYLSAAADAINEGKATITTAVEGDDFVEAEENAAQ; encoded by the coding sequence ATGGCAAAAGTAACCATGCGTCAAATGCTAGAAGCTGGTGTTCATTTCGGTCACCAGACACGTTATTGGAACCCTAAGATGTCTGAGTACATCTTTGGTGCACGTAACAATATTCATATCGTTAACTTAGAAAAAACTTTACCAATGTTTAACGACGCGTTAAACATGATGGGCGGAATCGCTGCAAATAAAGGTAAGGTTTTATTTGTTGGTACTAAAAAGGCGGCACGTGAGCTAGTGGCTCAAGAAGCACAGCGTTGTGGAATGCCTTATGTTGATTACCGTTGGTTAGGTGGTATGTTGACTAACTTCAAAACTATCAAGCAGTCTATCAAGCGTCTAAAAGAACTTGAAACAATGGAACAAGATGGTACTTTTGAAAAGATCACTAAAAGAGAAGCTTTGACTTTAAGTCGTCAAAAAACAAAATTGGAGCTTTCTTTAGGTGGTATTAAAGATATGCGCGCTATGCCTGATGCAATTTTCATTATCGATACTGGTAATGAAAAAATTGCTATCCAAGAAGCACAAAACCTAGGTATTCCGGTTATTGGTGTTGTTGATACTAACAACGATCCACGTGGTGTTGATTATGTTATCCCTGGTAACGATGATGCAATCCGTGCAATCTCTCTATATCTTTCTGCTGCTGCAGATGCAATCAATGAAGGTAAAGCTACCATCACGACTGCAGTTGAAGGTGATGATTTTGTTGAAGCTGAAGAGAACGCAGCTCAATAA
- the map gene encoding type I methionyl aminopeptidase — protein sequence MTIKIKTAEEIQKLRIAGKLAADVLEMIEPYVVAGVSTGELNSIMHKYMTEVQNTIPATLNYHGFPASSCISINQVVCHGIPDDNKTLKKGDIVNVDVTVIKDGYHGDTSRMFEIGEVKPFASRLCQVAHECLWLGIEQVKPNATLYDVAFAIQQHAEKNNYSVVREYCGHGIGADFHEEPQVLHYASPELKEIVLKPGMVFTIEPMINQGKAPVKLLGDNWTVVTKDRKLSAQWEHTLAVTENGYEIFTLRTDEQPVLP from the coding sequence ATGACCATAAAAATCAAAACTGCTGAAGAAATTCAAAAACTGCGTATTGCTGGAAAATTAGCCGCCGATGTATTAGAAATGATTGAGCCATATGTGGTAGCCGGCGTTTCAACAGGTGAACTCAACTCAATCATGCACAAATATATGACAGAGGTTCAAAACACCATACCAGCAACCTTGAATTACCACGGTTTCCCGGCATCGAGCTGCATCTCAATCAACCAGGTAGTCTGCCACGGCATTCCTGATGACAATAAAACCCTCAAAAAAGGTGACATTGTGAATGTCGATGTCACGGTGATTAAAGACGGTTACCACGGCGATACCAGCCGCATGTTCGAAATCGGCGAAGTTAAACCTTTCGCCAGCCGTCTATGCCAAGTTGCCCATGAATGTCTATGGTTAGGTATCGAACAAGTCAAACCCAATGCCACCTTATATGATGTTGCTTTTGCGATTCAACAACATGCCGAAAAAAACAATTACTCGGTAGTGCGTGAATACTGTGGACATGGTATCGGCGCTGACTTTCATGAGGAACCACAGGTATTGCACTATGCCTCACCTGAACTCAAGGAAATTGTGTTAAAGCCCGGCATGGTATTCACCATCGAACCCATGATCAACCAAGGTAAAGCGCCGGTTAAACTCCTTGGCGACAACTGGACCGTTGTCACCAAAGACAGAAAACTATCCGCCCAGTGGGAGCACACACTAGCGGTGACCGAAAACGGTTATGAAATATTCACCTTAAGAACGGATGAACAACCTGTTTTACCATAG
- the glnD gene encoding [protein-PII] uridylyltransferase → MTDNASIPSFIQSLLNEEIPLFEKIKLGREVLSRFSNYQFDQFEKGAAVSELIKERSTFIDQFLKKIWQTLIPENAGTLIAVGGYGRGELHPYSDIDILILCDEVKQNQEELSRFITFLWDLGFDVGHAIRTIEDCKVAGLEDVSTATNLLESRWLTGDYERFQKLQKIWNDTPIFWERKEFFKAKVKEQKKRHQRFNDTIYQLEPNIKESPGGLRDIQTIYWVAKRHFNANSINELVQRNFLTTEEFLEIEAAYKFLNRVRFALQHSKRRREDRLQFDSQQSIAESFGYSNNDEKMAVEQFMSSYYRNVHNVVKLNEILLQHFREVLFDDENTEIKPINTHFNIVNNYLDIAHPKVFLKNPTALLESFIILETLPELEGLRSNAIRSIRDHLYLIDDNFRKDPINKALFMEIFRQPSGVNAAVKRMHKYGVLSEYLPVFKKITGLMQFNIFHAYTVDDHTILVIRNLRRFFVDKFTYEFPTAHQIAKNLCKPEILFLAGLFHDIAKGRNGAHEVLGAIDALEFAETHNLSKKDGEMISWLVRYHLDFSSIAQKKDLSDPAVIQHFSKLVGDQEHLDYLYLLTVADVCSTSADVWNDWKNSLFLELYDETSKALALSINTPKDRQKKALQTQEKSREILAKRGIASVEFNNLWKSFANSDFFSKQNPNEVARITKLLYQCNHEESHIFLEEQSQRGASELIIYMPDRDYLFAYIANALDSLGTDVVEARIFSSTDHMTLVMIYFLNRDTHDYLDKSRHFEVIDKIRTQLTRDEIEPLDTTSMLKNRRTRHFDTPTEILFTQINDSLTELSITTKDSPGLLARIGCALKTENIRLHDAKIHTVGEKAEDVFLISNTQNQGIKSKERQTKLTEALLEMIERE, encoded by the coding sequence ATGACGGATAACGCCAGCATACCCAGCTTTATACAATCGCTATTGAATGAGGAAATCCCTCTTTTTGAAAAGATAAAGCTCGGTAGAGAGGTGTTATCCCGTTTCAGCAACTACCAATTCGACCAGTTTGAAAAAGGTGCCGCTGTTTCTGAGCTGATAAAAGAAAGATCCACATTCATTGACCAATTTCTAAAGAAAATCTGGCAAACCTTAATTCCTGAAAACGCCGGCACCTTGATTGCAGTTGGTGGTTATGGACGCGGAGAGCTTCACCCCTATTCAGATATAGACATTCTCATTTTGTGTGACGAAGTCAAACAAAACCAGGAGGAGCTTAGCCGTTTCATTACCTTTTTATGGGATTTAGGCTTTGATGTAGGACACGCTATCCGTACCATAGAGGATTGTAAGGTAGCAGGCTTAGAGGATGTTTCTACAGCAACCAATCTACTTGAATCACGCTGGTTGACTGGGGATTACGAACGTTTTCAAAAACTGCAAAAAATCTGGAACGACACGCCCATCTTCTGGGAACGTAAAGAATTTTTCAAAGCCAAGGTTAAGGAACAAAAAAAGCGTCATCAACGCTTTAATGACACCATCTACCAGCTTGAACCCAATATCAAGGAAAGCCCTGGTGGACTGCGCGACATTCAAACGATTTACTGGGTGGCAAAACGCCACTTCAACGCCAACTCAATCAATGAACTGGTACAGAGAAACTTTTTAACCACCGAAGAGTTCCTCGAAATCGAAGCCGCCTATAAATTCCTAAACCGTGTTCGATTCGCATTACAGCACAGTAAAAGACGCCGAGAAGATCGATTGCAATTCGATTCTCAACAGTCTATCGCCGAGAGCTTCGGTTACAGCAACAATGATGAAAAGATGGCTGTCGAGCAGTTTATGAGCAGCTATTATCGCAATGTGCATAATGTCGTAAAGTTGAATGAAATATTGTTACAGCATTTCCGTGAAGTTCTGTTTGATGATGAAAACACGGAAATCAAACCGATAAATACCCACTTCAATATTGTTAACAACTATCTAGACATTGCCCATCCCAAAGTCTTTTTAAAGAACCCTACCGCTTTACTAGAGTCATTCATCATATTAGAAACACTTCCCGAACTTGAAGGCTTGCGCTCCAACGCCATCCGCTCGATACGCGACCACCTCTATTTGATCGATGACAATTTCCGTAAAGACCCCATAAACAAAGCGTTGTTCATGGAGATTTTCAGGCAGCCCAGCGGGGTCAATGCCGCCGTGAAACGTATGCATAAATACGGGGTTTTGAGTGAATACTTACCGGTATTTAAAAAAATCACCGGTTTGATGCAGTTCAATATCTTCCATGCCTATACGGTAGATGACCACACCATTTTAGTCATCCGCAATTTAAGACGCTTTTTTGTTGACAAATTCACCTACGAATTTCCAACGGCTCATCAAATAGCCAAAAACCTTTGCAAACCTGAAATTTTATTTTTAGCCGGATTGTTTCACGATATCGCCAAAGGCCGTAACGGTGCACACGAAGTTTTAGGGGCCATAGATGCATTAGAGTTTGCCGAAACCCATAACCTTTCTAAAAAAGATGGCGAGATGATCAGTTGGTTGGTGCGCTATCATCTAGACTTCTCCAGTATTGCCCAAAAGAAAGACTTATCGGATCCTGCCGTGATTCAACATTTTTCCAAACTTGTTGGAGACCAAGAGCATTTAGACTACCTTTACCTGCTGACGGTAGCCGATGTCTGCTCTACCTCCGCCGATGTCTGGAACGATTGGAAAAACTCCTTGTTTTTAGAGCTGTATGACGAAACCTCAAAAGCGCTCGCCTTAAGTATCAATACACCTAAAGACCGACAGAAGAAAGCTTTGCAAACCCAAGAAAAATCAAGAGAAATCCTTGCCAAGCGCGGTATCGCATCCGTCGAATTCAACAACCTCTGGAAAAGCTTTGCCAACAGTGATTTCTTTAGTAAACAGAACCCGAACGAAGTCGCCCGCATCACCAAACTCCTCTATCAATGCAATCACGAAGAAAGCCATATTTTCTTAGAAGAACAATCTCAACGTGGTGCCTCGGAACTGATTATCTACATGCCGGATAGAGACTACCTGTTTGCCTATATCGCCAATGCATTGGACTCTTTAGGTACCGACGTGGTGGAGGCTCGAATTTTCAGTAGCACCGACCATATGACGTTGGTGATGATCTACTTCCTGAATAGAGATACCCACGACTACTTGGATAAAAGCCGCCATTTCGAGGTGATTGATAAGATTAGAACCCAACTTACTCGAGATGAAATTGAACCACTAGATACAACTAGCATGCTGAAAAATCGTCGCACCAGGCACTTTGATACCCCAACCGAGATACTGTTCACTCAAATCAATGATTCATTGACTGAACTGAGCATCACCACTAAAGACTCACCAGGCCTGCTCGCTCGAATTGGCTGTGCCTTAAAGACTGAAAACATTCGCTTACACGATGCCAAAATCCATACGGTCGGTGAAAAAGCGGAAGACGTGTTTTTAATCAGCAACACCCAAAACCAAGGAATAAAGAGCAAGGAACGTCAAACCAAGTTAACCGAAGCGCTACTTGAAATGATTGAACGTGAATAG
- a CDS encoding VOC family protein: MAKVIGLDHVSIIVKDAEASLGFYQSLLGVELLERPNLGFPGYWVDLHAGQSLHIMQLDNPNESTQRPEHGGRDFHFALRVDSIAEFVEKLTAMQWAFTLSQSGRKALFCKDLDDNAFELFEYATA, translated from the coding sequence TCAAGGATGCTGAAGCTTCTTTGGGTTTTTATCAATCCTTGTTGGGGGTTGAGCTATTGGAACGACCTAACCTAGGTTTTCCAGGTTATTGGGTCGATTTACATGCCGGGCAGAGCTTGCATATCATGCAATTGGATAACCCCAATGAATCAACCCAGCGACCAGAGCATGGCGGACGTGATTTCCATTTTGCATTACGTGTGGATTCCATAGCGGAATTTGTGGAAAAGCTGACGGCTATGCAGTGGGCTTTCACTTTGAGTCAGTCGGGTAGAAAGGCGTTGTTTTGCAAAGACTTGGATGATAATGCTTTTGAATTGTTTGAGTATGCGACGGCTTGA